Proteins from a genomic interval of Fusarium oxysporum Fo47 chromosome I, complete sequence:
- a CDS encoding 2-oxoacid dehydrogenases acyltransferase-domain-containing protein: MFLQRGSRVLQKQWHVARGMGSMAMGSRAPIMAKTQRWFSESRRLMAIKPVVLADIGEGIVECEVIQWFVEPGARVEEFSPLCEVQSDKASVEITSRFSGVVKKLHYEAGEMAKVGKPFVDIDIEGEAKAEDVDALSNQQADKEDVPPPPPTETQAGTEQQANLEAPVETPVKEKGKCASIATPAVRHLSKELNVNIADVDGTGRDGRVLKEDIYRFIKERDAKDSAQQVSPTAASSKPQDTSVQAETVVPLSNTQLQMFKTMTRSLTIPHFLYADEVDFSSLVELRKRLNRVIAKGPTVEGQPSKLSYLPFIIKAVSLALNQYPMLNARVDVDPKTNKPCLVHRSQHNIGIAMDTTGGLVVPVIKNVASLNILSIAAELSRLQALASQGKLKPADFQGGTITVSNIGNVGGTYVSPVIVEREVAILGIGRMRTVPAFDENDNVVKKQVTNFSWSADHRVIDGATMARAAEVVRQIVEEPDLMVMHLK, translated from the exons ATGTTTCTTCAACGAGGATCCCGTGTGCTACAGAAGCAATGGCATGTTGCCAGAGGCATGGGCAGCATGGCAATGGGCTCTCGAGCTCCTATTATGGCCAAGACTCAAAGATGGTTCAGTGAATCCAGAAGATTAATGGCTATCAAACCTGTTGTTCTGGCTGACATTGGTGAAG GCATCGTTGAATGTGAAGTCATTCAATGGTTCGTGGAACCCGGTGCCCGCGTCGAAGAGTTCTCTCCGCTATGCGAAGTCCAAAGTGATAAGGCGTCTGTGGAGATTACAAGCCGCTTCTCAGGCgtggtcaagaagctgcaCTACGAAGCCGGCGAAATGGCCAAAGTCGGCAAGCCCTTTGTTGACATTGATATTGAAGGCGAGGCAAAGGCCGAGGACGTTGACGCACTATCAAATCAACAAGCCGACAAGGAGGATGTTCCTCCGCCACCACCTACAGAAACTCAGGCCGGAACAGAGCAGCAAGCGAATCTAGAAGCGCCTGTCGAGACACcagtcaaggagaagggcaaatGCGCCAGCATCGCTACTCCAGCTGTGCGACATCTTTCCAAGGAGCTCAATGTGAATATCGCAGATGTTGATGGCACTGGAAGAGATGGCAGGGTTCTCAAGGAAGATATCTACAGATTTATCAAGGAGAGAGATGCCAAGGATAGTGCCCAGCAAGTATCACCAACTGCTGCGTCTTCCAAGCCCCAAGACACCTCGGTACAAGCCGAAACAGTTGTGCCTCTTTCTAACACACAACTGCAGATGTTCAAGACTATGACAAGGTCCTTGACTATCCCACACTTTCTCTACGCGGACGAGGTTGACTTCTCGAGTCTCGTGGAGCTTCGGAAGCGACTGAACCGCGTTATTGCTAAGGGTCCTACAGTCGAGGGACAACCTAGCAAGCTATCATATCTACcctttataattaaggctGTCTCATTAGCGTTGAACCAGTACCCAATGCTCAATGCCAGGGTGGATGTTGACCCCAAGACTAACAAGCCATGCCTCGTCCATCGATCACAACACAACATTGGTATCGCTATGGACACCACCGGGGGGCTCGTTGTGCCCGTGATCAAGAACGTCGCTTCTCTCAACATCCTATCCATTGCGGCAGAGCTCTCACGGCTTCAGGCATTGGCCAGCCAGGGTAAGCTTAAGCCAGCTGATTTCCAAGGGGGCACCATTACAGTGTCCAATATTGGAAACGTGGGTGGTACATATGTCAGTCCTGTCATTGTGGAACGTGAAGTGGCCATTCTGGGCATTGGACGCATGCGCACAGTACCTGCGTTTGACGAGAACGacaatgttgtcaagaagcaggTCACCAACTTCAGCTGGAGTGCTGATCACCGAGTTATTGATGGCGCTACCATGGCGCGAGCCGCTGAGGTAGTAAGACAAATAGTGGAAGAGCCGGATCTTATGGTAATGCATCTGAAATAG
- a CDS encoding P-loop containing nucleoside triphosphate hydrolase protein, with amino-acid sequence MLSYEPTPMSIKTPTKPTTITLPPTTSSPMTVAPPSVNSASINGHKAQGQQHIWLVTGPAGCGKTTVAGYLAQSLGLPYIEGDSFHPPANIDKMRNGIPLTDADRWDWLTALREESIKRLNSGSNGVVLTCSALKRKYRDVIRVAGYYDHRIQIHFVFLDASEELLLARVAQRQNHYMGANMVHSQFETLERPLADEKDVITIDVSRPIEEVEREALSNVLETITKSQDKP; translated from the exons ATGCTTTCCTACGAACCCACACCAATGTCAATCAAGACTCCCACAAAACCAACTACCATTACTTTGCCGCCCACCACATCGTCACCAATGACGGTAGCGCCCCCATCCGTCAACTCTGCCTCCATCAATGGCCACAAAGCCCAGGGACAACAACACATCTGGCTGGTTACGGGCCCTGCCGGCTGTGGAAAGACAACAGTCGCTGGATATTTGGCTCAATCATTAGGCCTGCCCTATATTGAGGGCGATTCG TTCCACCCTCCAGCGAATATTGATAAGATGCGAAATGGTATTCCCCTAACTGATGCCGATCGATGGGATTGGCTCACAGCTTTACGGGAAGAATCCATCAAGAGACTGAATTCCGGATCCAATGGAGTCGTCCTTACTTGCTCGGCTCTCAAGCGCAAGTATCGCGATGTCATCCGCGTTGCTGGATACTACGATCACCGCATTCAGATCCACTTCGTTTTCCTCGACGCTTCtgaggagcttcttctcgctcGTGTCGCCCAACGACAAAACCATTACATGGGTGCCAACATGGTCCATAGCCAATTCGAGACCCTTGAGCGGCCTTTGGCCGATGAAAAGGATGTTATCACCATCGACGTCAGCCGGCCCATAGAAGAGGTGGAGCGAGAAGCGCTCAGTAACGTGTTGGAAACAATCACCAAATCTCAAGACAAGCCATGA